A segment of the Fibrobacter succinogenes subsp. succinogenes S85 genome:
GGTACGGGTCCGTATATCGTAAAGACCAAGGTTGATCTCCGTTCTAAGCAGCGCTGCGTGGTGCCACCGATTACCGACAAGTCCAAGGTTGGTGATGTGCTGAAGTCTAGCGACGAAATGCTCAAGCGCTTCGGTTACCGCCGTCCGGTACTTCGCGGAAACGAAAAGGCATCTTCTTCGAAGAAAGATTCCAAGAGTGATTCAAAGAAAGAATCCTCGAAGAAGTAAGGCTTAAAGCTTAAGAGTTTAATCCCGGTCATTGACCGGGATTTCTATTTTTGGGGCAAAAAGAGGTATTATATGGGTATTGAAGAACGTTCTACTTTGGTTTTTGCAAGCGGTGTTGGGCGCATTAAAGAAGAAAAGCCCAAGGCAAGTCGCCCGCAGGGCGATGGCGTTGTACGCATTTCGCTCAAGCGACTTGGCGGAGGCAAGATGGCTAGCGTCGTATCGGGAGTTCCGATGGATGAAGACGAGCTCAAGGACCTGGCGCGCGTTTTGAAGCAAAAGTGCGGTGTAGGCGGTTCTGTCAAGGATTTCAATATCGAGATTCAGGGGGACAAGCGTAACGTTCTCAAGGCAGAACTGGAGAAAAAGGGCTTTACTGTCAAGCTTGCTGGCGGCTGATGTGTTTTAAATCATCTTTT
Coding sequences within it:
- a CDS encoding translation initiation factor — encoded protein: MGIEERSTLVFASGVGRIKEEKPKASRPQGDGVVRISLKRLGGGKMASVVSGVPMDEDELKDLARVLKQKCGVGGSVKDFNIEIQGDKRNVLKAELEKKGFTVKLAGG